From Serratia fonticola:
CTAAAATTTCCCACTCATGAGATATGATTATTCTTATGAGGTAAGAATAATCCTGTATTTGGCTTTTTTTAATTAATGCGATAAAGGTAGGGTTTAACCCTGATTTTTAGAGTGTGATCCCTGATCTTTCTAAGAATACTCCTTTATCAATAATTCCGTAATATAATTCTTATATAATATTTATCAATAAAAATACCATTGATCTGTTTTAGAGATCACGGTATCTTTGCCCTCGCCGTAACAGAGAAGTTAATAAATATCATATATTCTGCGCTTTAATAAAGGCATGGGTTATCGTGCCTTTATATTGAGCGCAGATTTGTTCTATCGTTGATGATAGACATAACTAGGGCTATTTATTTCACTTTTATATAAGGATGATGTTGTGAAAAAATTAAACGTTTCTGAAGCTAGCACAATCGTTGGCGGCACCTGCAAAACCTGTAGCGTTGAGTATGTAAACCTGACTCCATCTACTTGTAATGCCGTTACCACTTGTGTAGACAAAGATGGCAAGGTTGTTAGCGTTGACAGCGCGCCAGTTTCTTTGGCCAATTGTGCACTGAAGCCATAATGTAAACGTTGGTTTCCTGTTTAACAGGAACTAATGCCAGTGCTGGTGCGGTAGGGTTTATCGCATCAGCCTGTTTGATTCTCGTGCATTTTTAATGGACAGGGATGTGACTGCTGCAAGGATTATTGCAGCCTGCCTGACTAAAACAATCAATATCCCTCCGTTATTAAGTGCTAATCGATTTACCCTTATACATTAAGGTTTGTGATTATTCACATGCAACCTTGAAAGATTTTGGGTATATGTAATTTAGGACGTAGCGCTCATGTTCAAGAAGCCATTTTATCTTTTCGCCTATACCCTTTTGGTTATTATTATATCTTCGCTGATCACCACGGCTTATTTTCACTATTTTGTGCTGAATCAGAACTCAGGTCCAGAACAACAGGCTCTGACTATGGTCAGCGAGAGCGACGTTAAAACCAGCCCGATAAACACGGATAATACGATTGTCGAGATCTTCTCTTACGGCTGCCACTATTGCGCCTTGAACGAAGAGAATGTAGCCAAGATGGAAGCGCGGATGCCAGCCGGGACTCAACTGGTCCGTGTGCATATCGCCAACCTGAACAATGATGGCCTGGCGAGCTTTGCCCCGTTGTTTGCCACCCTGACGGTGATGGGTATTGAACCACAGCACCGTGAGAGCGCTTATAACGCCATAATCAAAGATAAAATCGATCTGAGTAATCCAGTCAATCGCGATAAATGGTTAACGAAAAACGGTATCGATCTTGCTGCCTATAACAAAGCCAGCCAGACACCGCAGGTGGCAGAACTACTGGACTATATGACCAAAATATCCGGGCATTACCAACTCAAGGCGACCCCAACGTTTATCGTCAACAAAAAGTGGATGGCCGTGCAGGATCGCGATTTCCCTGAGTTTGCCGATCATCTGCTGTCACTGTTACAGCATGACAAACCGCTGGAGCAATAATGCGTTTATTTGCCGTGTGGGTGTATCTGGCGTGGAGAGAGGCGCTCACAACCCTAGCACGCGGTTCATTGCCCTTGCGCAGAGCATACGGCAAGACGGTTTGTTGGCTACTGCATCACGGCAACTACCGTTGGTTCCTTGGGCTGGGGGCGCTGGGGCGCTGGCTGCGATTAAATGACCGGGGCGATCGTCGGCGTGCCTTTGTGGCCGAGGCGAATAAGCAATCCCTGCTCGGGGCTGACTACCAAGGGAATTTTGCCCGCACCAGTCAGCGCCGCCGTTTATTGGAGCTGGCCGCAACCTATGGTCAGAGCCCTCAGGTCGCAGCCCAACTGGCTCGCTGCCAGGCAGAGCTTAATGCGG
This genomic window contains:
- a CDS encoding DsbA family protein; the encoded protein is MFKKPFYLFAYTLLVIIISSLITTAYFHYFVLNQNSGPEQQALTMVSESDVKTSPINTDNTIVEIFSYGCHYCALNEENVAKMEARMPAGTQLVRVHIANLNNDGLASFAPLFATLTVMGIEPQHRESAYNAIIKDKIDLSNPVNRDKWLTKNGIDLAAYNKASQTPQVAELLDYMTKISGHYQLKATPTFIVNKKWMAVQDRDFPEFADHLLSLLQHDKPLEQ
- a CDS encoding DUF4762 family protein translates to MKKLNVSEASTIVGGTCKTCSVEYVNLTPSTCNAVTTCVDKDGKVVSVDSAPVSLANCALKP